From Toxorhynchites rutilus septentrionalis strain SRP chromosome 2, ASM2978413v1, whole genome shotgun sequence, a single genomic window includes:
- the LOC129766197 gene encoding uncharacterized protein LOC129766197: MEVVQQWMTNAQNAVDVGSERRGGSQVGKRPNIDRQAHDGAQRLFADYFSEAPVYTDKHFRRRFRMNRSLFVTVATAVEEKNEYFVQKPDATAFDIARLLRIGEERGFPGMLGSVDCCHWEWKNCPTAWAGQYKGKEKKPTIILEIVASYDLWIWHAFFGMPGSNNDINVMERSPIFGSLYSNRLPPVEFVVNGRSYHTGYYLADGIYPALATLVQSIASPVGQKKKHSAAMQESTRKDVERAFGVLMSQFGIIYNPARLWNKEDLASIIRTCIILHNMVIEDERDHLFERHENENSIVPERSEAVYAEFLTRFEYVHNFNIHYQLQNDLIEHLWSKKGEEQ; this comes from the exons ATGGAGGTCGTGCAACAGTGGATGACGAATGCACAGAATGCAGTCGATGTAGGATCTGAAAGACGAGGTGGATCACAAGTCGGAAAACGTCCAAATATTGATCGGCAAGCACATGATGGTGCCCAGAGACTATTCGCTGATTACTTTTCAGAAGCTCCTGTGTACACAGATAAGCATTTTCGTCGCCGGTTTCGCATGAACAGGAGTTTATTTGTAACTGTAGCTACGGCAGTTGAAGAAAAGAATGAGTATTTCGTCCAAAAACCTGATGCGACAG CTTTTGACATTGCTCGACTGTTGCGAATCGGAGAGGAACGAGGCTTTCCTGGCATGTTGGGTTCGGTGGACTGTTGCCATTGGGAGTGGAAGAACTGTCCAACTGCTTGGGCAGGGCAGTATAAAGGGAAAGAAAAAAAGCCAACTATAATTCTTGAAATAGTTGCCTCTTATGATCTCTGGATATGGCACGCTTTTTTCGGAATGCCGGGGTCAAATAACGACATAAATGTCATGGAAAGATCTCCGATTTTCGGCAGCCTTTACAGCAATAGACTTCCTCCTGTAGAGTTTGTAGTGAATGGGCGTTCATACCACACAGGATACTATCTTGCCGACGGCATTTATCCTGCTCTTGCCACACTTGTACAATCCATTGCATCGCCAGTAGGTCAGAAGAAAAAG CACTCCGCAGCAATGCAGGAATCAACACGGAAGGATGTGGAACGCGCATTCGGAGTCTTGATGTCTCAGTTTGGCATAATTTATAATCCTGCTAGGCTCTGGAATAAAGAAGATTTAGCTTCAATCATACGCACCTGTATCATCCTTCATAACATGGTTATTGAAGACGAACGAGATCATCTATTTGAGAGGCATGAAAATGAAAACTCCATTGTTCCAGAGAGATCTGAAGCAGTATATGCAGAATTTTTAACACGCTTTGAATACGTACACAATTTCAATATTCACTACCAGCTTCAAAATGATTTGATTGAGCATTTGTGGAGCAAGAAGGGAGAAGAGCAATAa